One Kineococcus radiotolerans SRS30216 = ATCC BAA-149 DNA window includes the following coding sequences:
- the tsaB gene encoding tRNA (adenosine(37)-N6)-threonylcarbamoyltransferase complex dimerization subunit type 1 TsaB has translation MLLLAIDTATDGVAVAVHDGDRVLASARAGDARHHNEVLVPTVAAVLEEAGRARTEVTDVAVGVGPGPYTGLRVGLATARTLALAWGARVHGVCSLDAIAAQAVAEGLRGEFLVATDARRREVHTARYVATGEAGDTRVTRTAGPDVVAPADVVPDVPVVGTGTRLHPGALGPARAPFDVDGGALARLVVDALAGRGGWELLAPEPLYLRRPDAVEPGTRKRVTA, from the coding sequence GTGCTGCTGCTCGCGATCGACACCGCCACCGACGGGGTGGCCGTCGCCGTCCACGACGGGGACCGCGTCCTGGCGTCGGCCCGGGCGGGCGACGCCCGGCACCACAACGAGGTCCTCGTCCCCACCGTCGCGGCGGTGCTGGAGGAGGCGGGGCGGGCCCGCACCGAGGTCACCGACGTCGCGGTGGGGGTCGGGCCCGGTCCCTACACCGGGCTGCGGGTCGGGCTGGCGACGGCGCGGACGCTGGCGCTGGCCTGGGGCGCGCGGGTCCACGGGGTCTGCTCCCTCGACGCGATCGCGGCGCAGGCCGTGGCGGAGGGCCTGCGCGGGGAGTTCCTCGTCGCCACCGACGCCCGCCGCCGCGAGGTCCACACCGCCCGCTACGTCGCGACCGGGGAGGCCGGGGACACCCGGGTCACCCGCACCGCCGGCCCCGACGTCGTCGCCCCCGCCGACGTCGTCCCCGACGTGCCCGTGGTGGGGACGGGAACCCGCCTGCACCCCGGCGCCCTCGGGCCGGCCCGCGCCCCCTTCGACGTCGACGGCGGCGCGCTCGCGCGGCTGGTCGTGGACGCCCTGGCCGGGCGGGGCGGCTGGGAGCTCCTGGCGCCCGAGCCGCTGTACCTGCGCCGCCCCGACGCGGTGGAACCGGGAACGCGCAAGCGCGT
- a CDS encoding alpha/beta hydrolase produces the protein MRATGNLAERTDDPRVHGFSRRAGGRARVGALVLHGFTATPLTVAGWAEELHRAGADVEVPLLPGHGTTPADCDRTTWGEWLAAATGALSRLDNEVVVVAGISMGGGLALRLAQLHPDRVHALALANPAVALDPLRTLAVATLGRVAPTWPAIAGDLADPGAAVLAYDRTPLRALVSQVAGWAEVRRDLARVHQPLLLMRSRVDHVVPPVSARTVRRGVSSRDVTEVVYLNGFHEITSDLDADAVHAATVRFARRVSAGPAGSSGPAGAPA, from the coding sequence GTGAGGGCCACCGGGAACCTCGCCGAGCGCACCGACGACCCCCGCGTGCACGGGTTCTCCCGCCGCGCCGGGGGCCGCGCGCGCGTCGGCGCCCTCGTCCTGCACGGCTTCACCGCGACCCCGCTCACCGTCGCGGGCTGGGCCGAGGAGCTGCACCGCGCCGGCGCCGACGTCGAGGTCCCGCTGCTGCCCGGTCACGGCACCACCCCCGCCGACTGCGACCGCACGACGTGGGGGGAGTGGCTGGCCGCCGCCACCGGGGCCCTGTCCCGGCTGGACAACGAGGTCGTCGTGGTCGCGGGGATCTCCATGGGGGGCGGGCTCGCCCTGCGCCTGGCCCAGCTCCACCCCGACCGGGTCCACGCGCTCGCCCTGGCCAACCCCGCCGTCGCGCTGGACCCGCTGCGCACCCTGGCCGTCGCGACCCTCGGGCGCGTCGCCCCCACCTGGCCGGCGATCGCCGGCGACCTCGCCGACCCCGGCGCCGCCGTCCTCGCCTACGACCGCACGCCGCTGCGCGCCCTGGTCTCCCAGGTGGCCGGGTGGGCCGAGGTCCGTCGCGACCTCGCCCGCGTGCACCAGCCGCTGCTGCTGATGCGTTCCCGCGTCGACCACGTGGTGCCGCCGGTGTCGGCCCGCACGGTCCGGCGGGGGGTGAGCTCGCGCGACGTCACCGAGGTCGTCTACCTCAACGGGTTCCACGAGATCACCTCCGACCTCGACGCCGACGCCGTGCACGCCGCGACGGTCCGCTTCGCGCGGCGCGTGTCCGCGGGGCCGGCGGGCTCCTCCGGGCCCGCGGGCGCCCCGGCGTGA
- the tsaE gene encoding tRNA (adenosine(37)-N6)-threonylcarbamoyltransferase complex ATPase subunit type 1 TsaE, translating into MSVPPAAPRRELVLPGPQDTEAFGARVGASLRAGDLVLLSGDLGAGKTTFTRGLARALGVRGPVTSPTFVIARVHPSLVGGPELVHVDAYRLGSLAEVDDLDLDTDAEEAVTVVEWGRGLVEELSRDRLEIDLLRPHGAAGGGPDGVAAAEDEAPVEPRRVTVRGIGERWAGVDLG; encoded by the coding sequence GTGAGCGTGCCCCCCGCCGCGCCGCGGCGCGAACTCGTCCTGCCCGGCCCGCAGGACACCGAGGCCTTCGGGGCCCGGGTCGGGGCGTCCCTGCGGGCCGGGGACCTCGTGCTCCTCTCGGGGGACCTGGGGGCGGGCAAGACCACCTTCACCCGGGGGCTGGCCCGCGCCCTGGGCGTGCGCGGCCCGGTCACGTCCCCGACGTTCGTCATCGCCCGCGTGCACCCCTCGCTGGTCGGCGGGCCCGAACTCGTCCACGTCGACGCGTACCGCCTCGGGTCGCTGGCCGAGGTCGACGACCTCGACCTGGACACCGACGCCGAGGAGGCCGTCACCGTCGTGGAGTGGGGCCGGGGCCTGGTGGAGGAGCTCTCCCGCGACCGGCTGGAGATCGACCTGCTGCGCCCGCACGGCGCGGCCGGCGGCGGGCCGGACGGCGTCGCGGCCGCGGAGGACGAGGCACCGGTGGAGCCGCGCCGGGTCACCGTGCGGGGGATCGGGGAGCGCTGGGCGGGGGTCGACCTCGGGTGA
- a CDS encoding alpha/beta fold hydrolase, with the protein MRPVLSPRRHPGARREELQRLVGDPVEVETDDGARLHVEVDPADRDGAPTVVLAHGYALSSDCWHFQRLALRGRYRLVLPDLRGHGRSTRGPAGPVAVARLADDLGQVVDAVAPTGPLVLVGHCLGGMAVMELAARRPDLLPRVEGVALVATGARALTAVDHGLPVLGHHLVRRAELALERAPGRGEAPERGRRPGADLEQRLVRHWSFAGPVAPELVRLAARMVAETPVDVVADLLPAFGGLDERAALSGLAGRPALVVTAERDLMTPPAHGREVAEALPGAEHVLVRGAGHLVMLEHPTVLTARLERLLARSGPAAARHEVVVPLARRPRRRSR; encoded by the coding sequence GTGAGGCCCGTGCTGAGCCCCCGCCGGCACCCCGGCGCCCGCCGCGAGGAGCTGCAGCGCCTGGTCGGGGACCCCGTCGAGGTCGAGACCGACGACGGGGCCCGGCTGCACGTCGAGGTGGACCCCGCCGACCGCGACGGCGCCCCGACGGTCGTCCTCGCCCACGGCTACGCGCTGTCCTCGGACTGCTGGCACTTCCAGCGGCTCGCGCTGCGCGGGCGGTACCGGCTGGTGCTGCCGGACCTGCGCGGGCACGGCCGCTCGACGCGGGGACCGGCGGGGCCGGTGGCGGTGGCCCGCCTCGCCGACGACCTCGGGCAGGTCGTCGACGCCGTCGCCCCCACCGGGCCGCTGGTCCTGGTGGGGCACTGCCTGGGCGGGATGGCGGTGATGGAGCTGGCCGCCCGTCGGCCGGACCTGCTGCCGCGCGTCGAGGGCGTGGCTCTCGTCGCCACCGGCGCCCGCGCCCTGACGGCCGTCGACCACGGCCTGCCGGTGCTCGGGCACCACCTGGTCCGCCGGGCCGAGCTCGCCCTGGAGCGCGCGCCCGGGCGGGGCGAGGCGCCAGAGCGCGGCCGCCGCCCCGGCGCGGACCTCGAGCAGCGCCTCGTGCGGCACTGGAGCTTCGCCGGGCCGGTCGCCCCGGAGCTGGTGCGGCTGGCCGCGCGGATGGTGGCCGAGACCCCGGTGGACGTCGTCGCCGACCTCCTGCCGGCCTTCGGCGGCCTGGACGAGCGGGCGGCGCTGAGCGGGCTGGCCGGGCGCCCCGCGCTGGTGGTGACCGCGGAGCGGGACCTCATGACGCCCCCCGCCCACGGGCGCGAGGTCGCCGAGGCCCTGCCCGGGGCCGAGCACGTCCTGGTCCGCGGGGCGGGCCACCTGGTCATGCTGGAGCACCCGACGGTCCTCACCGCCCGCCTGGAGCGCCTGCTGGCGCGCTCGGGCCCGGCGGCGGCCCGGCACGAGGTCGTCGTCCCGCTGGCCCGGCGCCCCCGGCGGCGGTCGCGGTGA
- the alr gene encoding alanine racemase translates to MQPRPGVPAEAVVDLDAIARNVAVVRERVGGPQVMAVVKADAYGHGLVPAARAALAGGATWLGVAHVHEALALRGAGVEADLLAWILTPGTDLVPALRRGVDVSVAAVWALEEVVAAARASATTARIHLEVDTGMSRGGASPEEWPALLDAVAGHVADGTVRVRGTWAHFASADVPGDPSVPAQLAAFEAALGTARRHGVEPGLRHHANSAAALFVPQARYDLVRVGLAAYGLSPAPDLATGADLGLVPAMTLQARLAHVRRVPRGAGVSYGLTYTAERDTTLGLVPLGYGDGLPRHASWDGERSGEVLVAGARRRIAGRVCMDQVVLDLGDDAVAPGEVAVVLGPGTRGEATADDWARAAGTISWEIVTRVGARVPRRYTGRLAEDLATGPAEVPAAGLAAPLADPADLVGDRA, encoded by the coding sequence GTGCAACCACGACCGGGGGTGCCCGCGGAAGCCGTCGTCGACCTCGACGCCATCGCCCGCAACGTCGCCGTCGTGCGCGAGCGCGTCGGCGGCCCGCAGGTGATGGCCGTGGTCAAGGCCGACGCCTACGGGCACGGGCTCGTGCCCGCGGCGCGGGCGGCGCTCGCGGGCGGGGCGACGTGGCTCGGGGTGGCGCACGTCCACGAGGCCCTCGCGCTGCGCGGGGCCGGCGTCGAGGCCGACCTGCTCGCCTGGATCCTCACCCCCGGCACCGACCTCGTCCCGGCGCTGCGCCGCGGGGTGGACGTGTCCGTCGCCGCGGTGTGGGCCCTGGAGGAGGTCGTCGCCGCCGCCCGCGCGAGCGCGACGACGGCGCGGATCCACCTGGAGGTCGACACCGGCATGTCGCGCGGGGGGGCCTCCCCGGAGGAGTGGCCGGCGCTGCTGGACGCGGTGGCGGGGCACGTCGCGGACGGGACGGTGCGGGTGCGCGGCACCTGGGCGCACTTCGCCAGCGCCGACGTCCCCGGCGACCCCTCCGTGCCCGCGCAGCTGGCCGCGTTCGAGGCGGCGCTGGGGACCGCCCGCCGCCACGGCGTCGAGCCGGGGCTGCGCCACCACGCGAACTCCGCGGCCGCGCTGTTCGTGCCGCAGGCCCGCTACGACCTGGTGCGGGTCGGGCTGGCCGCCTACGGGCTCTCCCCGGCCCCGGACCTCGCCACCGGGGCCGACCTCGGCCTGGTCCCGGCGATGACGCTCCAGGCGCGCCTCGCGCACGTGCGCCGGGTGCCCCGCGGGGCGGGGGTCTCCTACGGGCTGACCTACACCGCCGAGCGCGACACGACGCTGGGGCTGGTGCCGCTGGGCTACGGCGACGGGCTGCCGCGGCACGCCTCCTGGGACGGCGAGCGCTCCGGGGAGGTCCTCGTCGCCGGGGCGCGCCGCCGCATCGCCGGCCGGGTCTGCATGGACCAGGTGGTCCTCGACCTCGGCGACGACGCCGTCGCGCCGGGCGAGGTGGCGGTCGTCCTCGGTCCCGGCACCCGCGGGGAGGCCACCGCCGACGACTGGGCGCGGGCGGCGGGCACGATCTCCTGGGAGATCGTCACCCGCGTCGGGGCCCGCGTCCCGCGCCGCTACACCGGGCGGCTCGCGGAGGACCTCGCGACGGGCCCCGCGGAGGTCCCCGCGGCGGGCCTGGCGGCGCCCCTCGCGGACCCGGCGGACCTGGTGGGGGACCGCGCGTGA
- a CDS encoding NAD(P)H-hydrate epimerase, with the protein MIAAHSVADVRAAERAVMALLPPGTLMHRAAAALDVECARVLREATGGVSGRRAVVLAGSGDNGGDALLAAARLARRGVAVTALTTSEHVHPEGLAAARAAGVRTRPWQAGDEDVCAAADLVLDGIAGIGGRGGLRPVHEGLSALDGPVVVAVDLPSGLDADTGAVTGELMAADVTVTFGTAKPAHLLAPAAARCGRLVVVDIGTTDHLPAPAVERVELADVAARWRRAAPGDDKYSRGVVGVVAGGPDYTGAAVLAVEAAVRAGAGMVRYLGPQHPAELVRQRRPEVVVGEGRVQAWVLGPGVSPDDPEQQDRIRRALASGEPAVVDAGALAGLPAALGPHHVLTPHAGELARLLGAERRAVEADPLTHARRVHESTGATVLLKGSVTTVVGERGVLTAAAAPTWLSTAGAGDVLAGVLGAALAARPDEDPAQVAADAAVLHGWAATLASAGGPLAALDVADAVPAALTSLPGWAGTGG; encoded by the coding sequence GTGATCGCAGCGCACTCCGTCGCCGACGTCCGCGCCGCCGAGCGGGCGGTCATGGCGCTCCTGCCGCCCGGGACGCTCATGCACCGCGCGGCGGCCGCCCTGGACGTCGAGTGCGCCCGCGTCCTGCGCGAGGCCACCGGGGGCGTCAGCGGGCGGCGCGCCGTCGTCCTCGCCGGGTCCGGCGACAACGGCGGCGACGCCCTCCTCGCGGCCGCCCGCCTCGCCCGCCGCGGGGTCGCGGTCACCGCCCTCACCACCTCCGAGCACGTCCACCCCGAAGGCCTCGCCGCGGCCCGCGCGGCCGGGGTGCGCACCCGCCCGTGGCAGGCCGGTGACGAGGACGTCTGCGCCGCCGCGGACCTGGTGCTGGACGGGATCGCCGGCATCGGCGGCCGCGGCGGCCTGCGCCCGGTCCACGAGGGGCTCAGCGCGCTCGACGGCCCCGTCGTGGTGGCCGTGGACCTCCCCTCCGGTCTCGACGCCGACACCGGGGCGGTCACCGGCGAGCTGATGGCCGCCGACGTCACCGTCACCTTCGGCACCGCCAAGCCCGCGCACCTGCTGGCCCCCGCCGCGGCCCGCTGCGGGCGCCTCGTCGTCGTCGACATCGGCACCACCGACCACCTGCCCGCCCCCGCCGTCGAGCGCGTCGAGCTCGCCGACGTCGCCGCCCGCTGGCGCCGCGCCGCGCCGGGGGACGACAAGTACTCCCGCGGGGTCGTCGGGGTCGTCGCGGGGGGCCCGGACTACACCGGGGCCGCCGTCCTCGCCGTCGAGGCCGCCGTCCGCGCCGGCGCGGGGATGGTCCGCTACTTGGGGCCGCAGCACCCCGCCGAGCTCGTCCGCCAGCGCCGGCCCGAGGTCGTCGTGGGGGAGGGGCGGGTGCAGGCCTGGGTGCTGGGACCCGGGGTCTCCCCCGACGACCCCGAGCAGCAGGACCGGATCCGGCGCGCCCTGGCCTCCGGGGAACCCGCCGTCGTCGACGCCGGCGCCCTCGCCGGCCTGCCCGCCGCCCTGGGCCCGCACCACGTCCTCACCCCCCACGCCGGGGAGCTGGCGCGCCTGCTGGGCGCGGAGCGGCGCGCCGTGGAGGCCGACCCGCTGACCCACGCCCGCCGGGTCCACGAGAGCACCGGCGCCACCGTGCTGCTCAAGGGGTCGGTGACCACCGTCGTGGGCGAGCGCGGCGTGCTCACCGCCGCGGCCGCCCCGACCTGGCTGTCCACCGCCGGTGCGGGCGACGTCCTGGCCGGGGTGCTCGGCGCGGCCCTGGCCGCGCGCCCGGACGAGGACCCCGCGCAGGTCGCCGCGGACGCCGCCGTCCTGCACGGGTGGGCCGCGACCCTCGCCTCCGCGGGCGGCCCGCTGGCCGCCCTCGACGTCGCCGACGCCGTCCCCGCGGCGCTCACCTCGCTGCCCGGGTGGGCCGGGACCGGCGGCTGA
- a CDS encoding holo-ACP synthase, translating into MIIGVGIDVVDVARFKRQVERTPLLLERLFGDGERNLPAESLAARFAAKEAVAKSLGAPVGLVWRDVVVEREDGHRPEIAVRGSAKKIADEAGVAVFHLSLSHDAGIATAMVVAESR; encoded by the coding sequence GTGATCATCGGAGTCGGGATCGACGTCGTCGACGTCGCGCGCTTCAAGCGTCAGGTCGAACGGACGCCGTTGCTGCTGGAACGCCTCTTCGGCGACGGTGAGCGCAACCTGCCGGCGGAGTCGCTGGCCGCGCGGTTCGCGGCCAAGGAGGCCGTCGCGAAGTCGCTGGGCGCCCCCGTCGGGCTGGTCTGGCGCGACGTCGTCGTCGAGCGCGAGGACGGGCACCGCCCGGAGATCGCGGTGCGCGGCAGCGCGAAGAAGATCGCCGACGAGGCCGGGGTGGCCGTCTTCCACCTGTCGCTCTCGCACGACGCGGGGATCGCGACGGCCATGGTGGTCGCGGAGAGCCGCTAG
- the glmS gene encoding glutamine--fructose-6-phosphate transaminase (isomerizing), producing MCGIVGYVGVAEAGTDVVLEGLRRLEYRGYDSAGIAVVAQGAGGTGIDTRKKAGKLANLVEALDADPLPAAATAIGHTRWATHGGPTDANAHPHVGQGGRLALIHNGIVENFAPLREELLRAGVAFTSETDTEVVAHLLARAHDEDPTAGLAAAMRAVCARLEGAFTLLAVHADEPGTIVGARRNSPLVVGLGEGANYLGSDVAAFIAHTREALELGQDQIVTITADEVVVTGFDGTPSEGRRFHVDWDAAAAEKGGFPSFMAKEIHDQPQAIADTLLGRTDAEGRLQLDEMKISEAELRSVDKIVVIACGTAAYAGQVAKYAIEHWCRIPVEVELAHEFRYRDPVVSDRTLVVAISQSGETMDTIMAVRHAREQGAKVLAICNTNGSTIPRESDAVLYTHAGPEIAVASTKAFLAQITACYLLGLYLAQLRGNKFADEVAEVLAQLHEIPAQVREVLDGLEQVREIARYMADTRSVLFLGRHVGYPVAMEGALKLKELAYIHAEGFAAGELKHGPIALVEPGQPVFVVVPSPRGRDSLHSKVVSNIQEVRARGARTLVIAERGDTAVEPFADVVIRIPQTSTLLSPLLAVVPLQVFACELATAKGLDVDQPRNLAKSVTVE from the coding sequence ATGTGCGGAATCGTCGGGTACGTGGGGGTCGCCGAGGCCGGGACGGACGTGGTCCTGGAAGGACTGCGCCGCTTGGAGTACCGGGGTTACGACTCCGCCGGCATCGCGGTCGTGGCGCAGGGCGCCGGGGGGACCGGGATCGACACCCGCAAGAAGGCGGGCAAGCTCGCCAACCTCGTCGAGGCCCTCGACGCCGACCCGCTGCCGGCCGCGGCGACGGCCATCGGGCACACCCGCTGGGCCACCCACGGCGGCCCGACCGACGCCAACGCCCACCCCCACGTCGGGCAGGGCGGCCGGCTCGCGCTCATCCACAACGGCATCGTCGAGAACTTCGCGCCCCTGCGCGAGGAGCTGCTCCGGGCCGGGGTCGCGTTCACCAGCGAGACCGACACCGAGGTCGTCGCGCACCTGCTGGCCCGCGCCCACGACGAGGACCCGACCGCGGGCCTGGCCGCGGCGATGCGCGCCGTCTGCGCCCGCCTGGAGGGGGCCTTCACCCTGCTCGCCGTCCACGCCGACGAACCGGGCACGATCGTCGGCGCGCGCCGCAACTCCCCCCTCGTGGTGGGGCTGGGCGAGGGCGCCAACTACCTCGGCTCCGACGTGGCCGCGTTCATCGCCCACACCCGCGAGGCCCTCGAGCTCGGCCAGGACCAGATCGTCACCATCACCGCCGACGAGGTCGTCGTCACCGGCTTCGACGGCACCCCCAGCGAGGGACGCCGCTTCCACGTCGACTGGGACGCCGCGGCCGCCGAGAAGGGCGGGTTCCCCTCGTTCATGGCCAAGGAGATCCACGACCAGCCGCAGGCCATCGCCGACACCCTCCTGGGGCGCACCGACGCCGAGGGCCGGTTGCAGCTGGACGAGATGAAGATCTCCGAGGCGGAGCTGCGCAGCGTCGACAAGATCGTCGTCATCGCCTGCGGGACGGCCGCCTACGCCGGGCAGGTCGCGAAGTACGCCATCGAGCACTGGTGCCGCATCCCCGTCGAGGTGGAGCTGGCCCACGAGTTCCGCTACCGCGACCCCGTGGTCTCCGACCGCACCCTCGTCGTCGCCATCTCCCAGTCGGGGGAGACGATGGACACGATCATGGCCGTGCGCCACGCCCGCGAGCAGGGCGCGAAGGTGCTGGCCATCTGCAACACCAACGGCTCGACCATCCCGCGCGAGTCCGACGCGGTGCTCTACACCCACGCCGGCCCCGAGATCGCCGTCGCCTCGACGAAGGCGTTCCTGGCCCAGATCACCGCCTGCTACCTGCTCGGCCTCTACCTGGCCCAGCTGCGCGGCAACAAGTTCGCCGACGAGGTCGCCGAGGTCCTGGCGCAGCTGCACGAGATCCCCGCCCAGGTCCGCGAGGTCCTCGACGGCCTGGAGCAGGTCCGCGAGATCGCCCGCTACATGGCCGACACCCGCTCGGTGCTGTTCCTCGGCCGCCACGTCGGCTACCCGGTGGCGATGGAGGGGGCGCTGAAGCTCAAGGAGCTCGCCTACATCCACGCCGAGGGCTTCGCGGCCGGGGAGCTCAAGCACGGCCCCATCGCCCTGGTGGAGCCCGGCCAGCCGGTGTTCGTCGTCGTCCCCAGCCCGCGCGGGCGGGACTCCCTGCACTCCAAGGTCGTCTCCAACATCCAGGAGGTCCGCGCCCGCGGCGCGCGGACCCTGGTCATCGCCGAGCGGGGCGACACCGCGGTGGAGCCCTTCGCCGACGTCGTCATCCGCATCCCGCAGACCTCCACGCTGCTGTCCCCGCTGCTGGCCGTGGTGCCGCTGCAGGTCTTCGCCTGCGAGCTCGCCACCGCCAAGGGCCTCGACGTCGACCAGCCGCGCAACCTGGCCAAGTCCGTCACCGTGGAGTGA
- the coaA gene encoding type I pantothenate kinase → MSTGAPTSLSGAPHAPPSSPSPYVVLDREHWSALRASTPLTLTAEDLARLRGLGDRVDLREVEEVYLPLSRLLTLYDRSAGSLHAATSTFLGEAVARTPFVIGIAGSVAVGKSTTARVLRELLSHWPETPRVELITTDGFLLPNAELERRGILHRKGFPESYDRRALLRFVAAVKSGVPEVRAPVYSHLVYDIVAGEEVVVRRPDVLIVEGLNVLQPARVRADGTQGVAVSDYFDFSLYVDARSEDVRNWYVSRFLELRRTAFSKPQSYFHRYASLTDDEAVERARRIWNDINGPNLAENVLPTRGRATCVLQKGADHSVRRVRLRKV, encoded by the coding sequence GTGAGCACGGGCGCACCCACTTCCCTCTCCGGCGCCCCGCACGCGCCGCCGAGCTCCCCCAGCCCCTACGTGGTCCTCGACCGCGAGCACTGGAGCGCGCTGCGCGCCTCGACGCCGCTGACCCTGACCGCCGAGGACCTCGCCCGCCTGCGCGGCCTCGGCGACCGGGTCGACCTGCGGGAGGTGGAGGAGGTGTACCTGCCGCTGTCGCGGCTGCTGACGCTCTACGACCGCTCCGCCGGGTCGCTGCACGCGGCGACCTCGACGTTCCTCGGCGAGGCCGTGGCCCGCACGCCGTTCGTCATCGGGATCGCCGGCTCGGTGGCCGTGGGGAAGTCCACGACGGCGCGCGTGCTGCGCGAGCTGCTGTCGCACTGGCCGGAGACCCCGCGCGTGGAGCTCATCACGACCGACGGCTTCCTGCTGCCCAACGCCGAGCTGGAACGCCGCGGCATCCTGCACCGCAAGGGATTCCCCGAGAGCTACGACCGCCGGGCGCTGCTGCGGTTCGTGGCGGCGGTGAAGTCCGGCGTGCCCGAGGTCCGCGCCCCGGTGTACTCCCACCTCGTCTACGACATCGTCGCCGGGGAGGAGGTCGTGGTGCGGCGCCCGGACGTGCTCATCGTCGAGGGGCTGAACGTCCTGCAGCCGGCCCGGGTCCGCGCCGACGGCACCCAGGGCGTCGCGGTGAGCGACTACTTCGACTTCTCCCTCTACGTCGACGCCCGCAGCGAGGACGTGCGGAACTGGTACGTCTCGCGGTTCCTGGAGCTGCGGCGCACGGCGTTCTCCAAGCCGCAGTCCTACTTCCACCGCTACGCCTCCCTCACCGACGACGAGGCCGTGGAGCGCGCCCGGCGGATCTGGAACGACATCAACGGCCCCAACCTCGCGGAGAACGTCCTCCCCACCCGGGGCCGGGCCACCTGCGTGCTGCAGAAGGGCGCGGACCACTCGGTGCGCCGGGTGCGCCTGCGCAAGGTGTGA
- the glmM gene encoding phosphoglucosamine mutase: MARLFGTDGVRGLANVDLTADMALGLAVAAASVLVEPGGNAHPRALVARDPRASGEFLSAAVVAGLASAGVDVLDIGVVPTPALAHLVDTSGADFGVMLSASHNPMPDNGLKIFARGGTKLPDDVEDVVERAYREGGGRRPTGAAVGRVHGGPDVEQDAQDTYVAHLLSTLPGGPGSLKGLHVVVDCANGAASAVSPRVLAEAGARVTTIFAAPDGLNINDGCGSTHLGPVTAAVLAHGADIGLAHDGDADRCLAVDARGNAVDGDQIMAVLTLALRDRGQLTDDTLVATVMSNLGLRLAMQREGVTMVETGVGDRYVLEALNAGGWSIGGEQSGHVVLPAHATTGDGVLTGLHLLARMAETGRSLEDLTGVVQRLPQVLVNVRGVDKSRAGSDAELLGAVADAERELGETGRVLLRPSGTEPLVRVMVEAAHTDHAQGVADRLADVVRKRLAL; encoded by the coding sequence GTGGCGCGGCTCTTCGGGACCGACGGTGTGCGGGGACTGGCGAACGTCGACCTCACCGCCGACATGGCGCTGGGGCTGGCGGTGGCGGCGGCCTCGGTGCTGGTCGAGCCGGGCGGGAACGCCCACCCGCGGGCGCTGGTCGCCCGCGACCCCCGCGCCTCGGGGGAGTTCCTGTCCGCGGCCGTCGTGGCCGGGCTGGCCAGCGCGGGCGTCGACGTCCTCGACATCGGCGTCGTGCCGACCCCGGCGCTGGCCCACCTGGTGGACACCTCCGGCGCCGACTTCGGCGTCATGCTGTCCGCCTCGCACAACCCCATGCCCGACAACGGGCTGAAGATCTTCGCCCGGGGCGGCACGAAGCTGCCCGACGACGTCGAGGACGTCGTGGAGCGCGCCTACCGCGAGGGCGGGGGCCGCCGGCCCACCGGCGCCGCCGTGGGCCGCGTCCACGGGGGACCCGACGTGGAGCAGGACGCCCAGGACACCTACGTCGCGCACCTGCTGTCCACGCTGCCCGGGGGCCCGGGCTCGCTGAAGGGGCTGCACGTCGTCGTCGACTGCGCCAACGGCGCGGCCAGCGCGGTCTCCCCGCGGGTGCTGGCCGAGGCCGGCGCCCGGGTGACGACGATCTTCGCCGCCCCGGACGGGCTCAACATCAACGACGGCTGCGGCTCGACGCACCTGGGCCCGGTGACGGCCGCGGTCCTGGCCCACGGCGCCGACATCGGCCTGGCCCACGACGGCGACGCCGACCGCTGCCTGGCCGTGGACGCCCGCGGCAACGCCGTCGACGGCGACCAGATCATGGCCGTCCTCACCCTCGCCCTGCGCGACCGCGGGCAGCTCACCGACGACACCCTCGTCGCCACTGTCATGAGCAACCTCGGGCTGCGGCTGGCCATGCAGCGCGAGGGCGTGACGATGGTCGAGACGGGGGTCGGGGACCGCTACGTCCTGGAGGCCCTCAACGCCGGCGGGTGGAGCATCGGCGGGGAGCAGAGCGGCCACGTCGTCCTGCCCGCGCACGCCACGACGGGCGACGGCGTCCTCACCGGCCTGCACCTGCTGGCCCGGATGGCCGAGACCGGCCGCAGCCTCGAGGACCTCACGGGGGTCGTGCAGCGGCTGCCGCAGGTCCTGGTCAACGTCCGCGGGGTCGACAAGTCCCGCGCCGGCAGCGACGCGGAACTGCTCGGGGCCGTCGCCGACGCCGAGCGCGAGCTCGGCGAGACCGGCCGGGTCCTGCTGCGCCCCAGCGGGACCGAGCCGCTGGTGCGGGTCATGGTCGAGGCCGCGCACACCGACCACGCGCAGGGCGTCGCCGACCGGCTGGCCGACGTGGTGCGCAAGCGTCTGGCCCTCTGA